One Malania oleifera isolate guangnan ecotype guangnan chromosome 10, ASM2987363v1, whole genome shotgun sequence genomic region harbors:
- the LOC131166623 gene encoding uncharacterized protein LOC131166623, producing MAMWECTRNERRKLWQALEDLHPGDHHWIVVGDFNVIREDGKRIRGNPGVMDEFNSCLDNCELMEMSFSGRRFSWCNDHKGHSHSWARLDRAVMNTSFFNTFPNTHLEYLMRKLSNHSLIVINFDKLEMRNGPSPFRVG from the exons ATGGCTATGTGGGAG TGTACTCGGAATGAACGCAGGAAATTATGGCAAGCTTTGGAGGATTTACATCCTGGGGATCACCATTGGATTGTGGTGGGGGATTTTAACGTGATTAGAGAGGATGGGAAGAGGATTAGAGGTAATCCTGGAGTCATGGatgagttcaattcttgcttggATAACTGTGAACTCATGGAAATGTCTTTTAGTGGGAGGAGGTTCTCATGGTGTAATGATCATAAAGGTCACTCTCATAGCTGGGCAAGGCTTGATAGAGCGGTTATGAATACGAGTTTCTTTAATACTTTCCCTAATACTCATTTGGAGTATCTAATGAGGAAGTTGTCGAATCATAGTCTTATTGTTATCAATTTTGACAAATTGGAGATGAGGAATGGCCCGTCACCTTTTCGCGTGGGTTGA